In Rhodamnia argentea isolate NSW1041297 chromosome 11, ASM2092103v1, whole genome shotgun sequence, one genomic interval encodes:
- the LOC115747409 gene encoding peroxisome biogenesis protein 19-2-like, whose product MADHHADDLDELLDSALDDFQSLNLSSSRSGDGAATKQEVAPLPSGVQGLGMGLPDLRSKKQKGKQMASKDTTHVTEALDKLREQTRETVRGLESVTGADDLGGNAMLEDWVKQFEELAGTQDMESMMENMMQHLLSKEILHEPMKEIGEKYPKWLEEHGATLSKEDYDRFSHQYQLIKDLNEVYEKEPNNFTKIVELMQKMQECGQPPNDIVRELAPDFDISSLGQLSPEMLESQPNCCIM is encoded by the exons ATGGCCGACCACCATGCCGATGATTTGGACGAACTCCTCGACA GTGCTTTGGACGATTTCCAGAGTCTCAACCTTTCTTCTTCCAG AAGTGGAGATGGTGCTGCGACGAAGCAAGAGGTGGCTCCTTTGCCATCTGGGGTTCAGGGTTTGGGGATGGGATTGCCCGATTTGAGAagtaaaaagcaaaaaggaaagcaaatggCATCGAAGGACACTACCCATGTTACGGAAGCTCTAGACAAACTCAGAGAACAAACGAGGGAAACTGTCAGAGGATTGGAATCTGTCACTGGTGCTGATGATTTGGGTGGTAATGCTATGTTGGAAGATTGGGTCAAGCAGTTTGAGGAGCTTGCTGGCACTCAG GATATGGAATCTATGATGGAAAACATGATGCAGCATCTGCTGTCAAAGGAGATTCTTCATGAACCAATGAAGGAAATTGGAGAGAAATATCCAAAGTGGTTGGAAGAGCATGGAGCGACATTGAGCAAAGAAGACTATGATCGCTTTTCACATCAATATCAACTTATAAAAGATCTTAATGAAGTCTATGAGAAGGAACCAAATAATTTCACTAAGATTGTCGAGCTAATGCAAAAAATGCAGGAGTGTGGTCAACCACCAAATGATATAGTTCGGGAGCTGGCACCTGATTTTGATATATCCAGTCTTGGCCAGTT